Proteins encoded in a region of the Desulfuromonas thiophila genome:
- a CDS encoding phosphoribosylformylglycinamidine synthase subunit PurS: protein MISRIEVGLKQGVRDARGERVCREIREHLGIQLESVRTLDVYTVDAELTAEQLQKAASGPFCDPVIQEYAIDAPLASGFDLLIEVGFRPGVTDNVGRTAREAIQYIIGRPFSAAEGVFTSVQYLLRGALTATDGERIAAGFLANGLIQRWTIVTPETFDNQRGVPVQVPRVVSHSAVQVREIDLQVADEHLLQISREGMLALNLEEMKAIQAFIADPQVQQQRRSVGLGPLLTDVELEALAQTWSEHCKHKIFSACIDYEDENGRGETIDSLFKTYIVGATRAVRQAKGANDFCLSVFKDNAGVIRLTDDWSLVYKVETHNSPSALDPYGGALTGIVGVNRDPFGTGRGARLIFNTDVFCFASPFYDKPLPPRLLHPRRIFEGVVEGVEHGGNKSGIPTINGSLVFDERFAGKPLVYCGSAALMPAQLHGRPGHEKKAEVGDHILMVGGRVGKDGIHGATFSSEELHEGSPVTAVQIGDPITQRRMFDFLLVARDAGLYNAITDNGAGGLSSSVGEMAGDTGGFELHLDRAPLKYAGLQPWEILISEAQERMTLAVPPQQVERFIALARQMDVEATDLGQFTDSGYFHCLYQGRTVAWLPMEFVHEGTPQLRLPARWQPPRHSEPALTQWPAAETALLQLLGALNICSKESVVRRYDHEVQGATVLKPLTGVDNDGPADAAVVRPLFDAFVGVTAAHGICPRYSDIDTYHMMACAIDEALRNYVSVGGNIDHVAGLDNFCWCDPVESVKTPDGRYKAAQLVRANQALYDYCVAFGVPLISGKDSMKNDYQIGDTKISIPPTVLFSVIGKVDDVRRCTSMDVKAPGHRVYLLGISRAELGGSELYALLGHVGNRVPQVDAPSALRRYRTLNRAQQAQLVASCHDLSDGGLAVALAESAFAGGFGLEIDLARLRSDEPLTDMERLYGESQSRLLVTVAPDKAAEFEKLFSGQDLSWLGSVIAEPQLRVRGTAGDWLIDLPLATLKQAWQAPLKEL from the coding sequence ATGATCAGCCGAATCGAGGTCGGACTCAAGCAGGGCGTGCGCGATGCCCGTGGTGAACGGGTGTGCCGCGAAATCCGCGAACATCTGGGTATTCAGCTCGAATCCGTCCGTACCCTGGATGTCTATACCGTTGATGCCGAGCTGACGGCCGAGCAGCTGCAGAAGGCCGCCAGCGGCCCCTTCTGTGATCCGGTGATCCAGGAATATGCCATCGACGCGCCGCTGGCCAGCGGCTTCGATCTGCTGATCGAGGTGGGTTTCCGCCCCGGCGTGACGGACAATGTCGGTCGCACGGCCCGCGAGGCCATTCAGTACATCATCGGCCGGCCGTTCAGCGCGGCTGAAGGGGTGTTCACCTCGGTGCAGTATCTGCTGCGGGGCGCCCTGACCGCCACCGATGGCGAGCGCATAGCCGCCGGTTTTCTGGCCAACGGCCTGATCCAGCGCTGGACCATTGTGACGCCGGAAACCTTCGACAATCAGCGCGGTGTGCCCGTCCAGGTGCCGCGGGTGGTCAGTCACAGTGCGGTGCAGGTGCGCGAAATTGATCTGCAGGTGGCGGATGAGCACTTGCTGCAGATCAGCCGCGAAGGCATGCTGGCGCTGAATCTGGAGGAGATGAAGGCCATTCAGGCCTTTATCGCTGATCCGCAGGTGCAGCAGCAGCGCCGCAGCGTTGGCCTCGGGCCGTTGCTGACCGATGTGGAGCTGGAGGCCCTGGCGCAAACCTGGAGCGAGCACTGCAAGCACAAGATTTTTTCCGCCTGTATCGATTACGAGGATGAAAACGGTCGCGGAGAAACCATCGATTCGCTGTTCAAGACCTATATCGTCGGTGCCACCCGCGCCGTACGCCAGGCCAAGGGGGCCAACGATTTCTGTCTGTCGGTGTTCAAGGACAACGCCGGCGTCATTCGTCTCACCGATGACTGGAGTCTGGTCTACAAGGTTGAGACCCACAACTCGCCCAGCGCCCTTGATCCCTACGGCGGCGCCCTGACCGGCATTGTCGGTGTCAACCGTGATCCTTTTGGTACCGGCCGTGGCGCGCGCCTGATCTTCAATACCGATGTGTTCTGTTTTGCCTCGCCCTTTTATGACAAGCCACTGCCGCCGCGTCTGCTGCATCCGCGGCGCATTTTCGAGGGTGTGGTCGAAGGGGTTGAGCATGGCGGCAACAAGAGCGGCATTCCGACCATCAACGGCTCGCTGGTGTTCGATGAGCGCTTTGCCGGCAAGCCGCTGGTCTACTGCGGCAGCGCCGCGCTCATGCCGGCGCAGCTGCATGGCCGCCCCGGGCATGAAAAGAAGGCCGAGGTGGGTGATCATATTCTGATGGTGGGCGGCCGGGTCGGCAAGGATGGCATTCATGGCGCCACCTTCTCGTCCGAGGAATTGCACGAGGGCTCGCCGGTGACGGCGGTACAGATCGGCGATCCCATCACCCAGCGGCGTATGTTTGATTTCCTGCTGGTGGCGCGCGATGCCGGCCTCTATAACGCCATTACCGACAATGGTGCTGGCGGTCTGTCGTCCTCGGTGGGAGAGATGGCCGGCGATACCGGTGGTTTCGAGCTGCATCTCGACCGTGCGCCGCTCAAATATGCCGGCCTGCAGCCCTGGGAGATCCTGATTTCCGAGGCACAGGAGCGCATGACACTGGCGGTGCCGCCGCAGCAGGTGGAACGCTTCATCGCTCTGGCGCGGCAGATGGATGTGGAGGCGACGGATCTGGGTCAGTTCACCGATTCCGGCTATTTCCATTGTCTCTATCAGGGCCGCACGGTGGCCTGGCTGCCGATGGAATTTGTCCATGAGGGCACGCCGCAGCTGCGCCTGCCGGCCCGCTGGCAGCCGCCACGCCACAGCGAACCAGCCCTGACGCAATGGCCGGCGGCTGAAACGGCCCTGCTGCAGTTGCTCGGCGCCCTGAATATCTGTTCGAAGGAATCCGTTGTGCGGCGCTACGATCACGAGGTGCAGGGCGCCACGGTGCTCAAGCCGCTGACCGGGGTGGATAACGACGGTCCGGCTGACGCGGCAGTGGTGCGGCCGCTGTTCGATGCCTTTGTCGGTGTCACGGCGGCTCATGGCATCTGTCCGCGTTACAGCGACATCGACACCTACCACATGATGGCCTGCGCCATTGACGAGGCGCTGCGCAACTATGTCAGCGTCGGTGGGAACATCGACCATGTTGCCGGGCTCGACAATTTCTGCTGGTGCGATCCGGTGGAAAGCGTCAAGACCCCCGATGGCCGCTACAAGGCGGCTCAGTTGGTGCGGGCCAACCAGGCGCTGTACGATTACTGTGTCGCCTTTGGCGTGCCGCTGATTTCGGGTAAGGATTCGATGAAGAACGATTACCAGATCGGCGACACCAAGATTTCCATTCCGCCCACGGTGCTGTTCTCGGTTATCGGCAAGGTTGACGATGTGCGCCGCTGTACCAGCATGGATGTCAAGGCGCCCGGCCACCGGGTTTATCTGCTGGGCATCAGCCGGGCGGAACTGGGTGGCAGCGAGCTCTACGCTCTGCTCGGCCATGTCGGTAACCGGGTGCCACAGGTGGACGCGCCCTCGGCCCTGCGCCGCTACCGCACCCTCAACCGGGCCCAGCAGGCCCAGTTGGTGGCCTCCTGTCACGATCTGTCCGATGGTGGACTGGCCGTGGCCTTGGCTGAAAGCGCCTTTGCCGGCGGTTTCGGTCTCGAAATCGATCTGGCCCGGTTGCGCAGCGACGAGCCCCTGACGGATATGGAGCGGCTTTACGGTGAATCCCAGAGTCGCCTGCTGGTGACGGTGGCGCCGGACAAGGCGGCCGAGTTTGAAAAGCTGTTCAGTGGTCAGGATCTCAGCTGGCTGGGCAGCGTGATTGCCGAACCGCAGCTGCGGGTGCGCGGTACAGCGGGTGACTGGCTGATCGATCTGCCCCTTGCGACCCTGAAACAGGCCTGGCAGGCCCCATTGAAGGAGCTGTAA
- a CDS encoding phosphoribosylformylglycinamidine synthase subunit PurQ has product MTGQVRTLVIAGNGTNCEREVANACLLAGAEVADIVHIARLLAGEVRLDDYHFLNFAGGFLDGDDLGSAKAGVNRLQHARVAGTPETLADQIRRFVAAGKLVMGVCNGFQLMVKMGLLPALDGNIQQQTASLTFNDGGRFEDRWVYLRVDPASPCIFTRGLEGLYLPVRHGEGKFVVRDAAVLQAIEAQHLAVLQYSDERYQAPVMDYPRNPNGSVAAIAGVCDPTGRLFGLMPHPEAYVHRTHHPRWTRENDLPEEGMGLWLYQNAIRFVREQLL; this is encoded by the coding sequence ATGACAGGACAGGTACGAACCCTGGTCATTGCCGGCAACGGCACCAACTGCGAGCGCGAAGTGGCCAACGCCTGTCTGCTGGCAGGTGCCGAGGTGGCCGATATTGTTCATATCGCCCGGTTGCTGGCGGGCGAGGTGCGGCTCGATGACTACCATTTTCTCAATTTCGCCGGCGGTTTTCTCGATGGTGACGACCTGGGCAGCGCCAAGGCCGGTGTCAACCGGTTGCAGCATGCCCGCGTGGCGGGAACACCGGAAACCCTGGCGGATCAGATCCGTCGCTTCGTTGCCGCCGGCAAGCTGGTCATGGGGGTGTGCAACGGTTTTCAGCTGATGGTCAAAATGGGGCTGCTGCCGGCCCTCGACGGCAATATCCAGCAGCAGACGGCCAGTCTGACCTTCAATGATGGCGGCCGTTTCGAGGATCGCTGGGTCTACCTCAGGGTCGATCCGGCGTCGCCCTGTATCTTTACCCGTGGGCTGGAGGGCCTGTACCTGCCGGTACGGCACGGTGAGGGCAAGTTTGTCGTGCGCGACGCGGCGGTGTTGCAGGCCATCGAGGCGCAGCATCTGGCGGTGCTGCAGTACAGCGATGAACGTTACCAGGCGCCGGTAATGGACTATCCACGCAATCCCAACGGTTCCGTTGCCGCCATTGCCGGGGTTTGCGACCCGACGGGCCGGCTGTTCGGTCTGATGCCGCACCCGGAAGCCTACGTTCATCGCACCCATCACCCGCGCTGGACGCGCGAAAACGACCTGCCGGAAGAGGGTATGGGCCTGTGGTTGTATCAGAATGCCATCCGCTTTGTGCGCGAGCAGTTGCTGTAA
- the purF gene encoding amidophosphoribosyltransferase, whose protein sequence is MFDKLEEECGVFGIYGHPEAANMTYLGLYSLQHRGQESCGIVASDGHSLRAHRKSGLVADVFRDPVLFERLPGQSAIGHVRYSTAGGNDEKNCQPIMVDYVRGSIAVAHNGNLINAQELRNELEQLGSIFSTVADTEVIIHLLARTQSDSLSERIADALRRVRGAYSLLFLTETRMVAVRDPNGFRPLILGKLDGAYVVASETCALDLIEAEFIREIEPGEMIIIDKKGLHSLFPLEVAQPSPCIFEYIYFARPDSTIFGREVYGVRKEYGRQLAREFPVEADVVVPIPDSGVPAAIGYAEQSGIPFELGLIRNHYVGRTFIEPQQSIRHFGVKIKLNPVREVIEGKRVVVIDDSIVRGTTARKIIKMIRHAGAKEVHVRISSPPTSYPCYYGIDTPTRTELISSSHSIEEINRYITSDTLGYLSIEGLLKATCGSENLEQCHFCTACFCGRYPLKFPRLKDDRQLGLF, encoded by the coding sequence ATGTTTGATAAACTTGAAGAAGAATGCGGCGTTTTCGGAATCTACGGCCATCCCGAAGCGGCCAACATGACCTATCTGGGTCTGTATTCCCTGCAACATCGCGGTCAGGAAAGCTGTGGCATTGTCGCCTCCGACGGTCACAGCCTGCGCGCCCACCGCAAGAGCGGTCTGGTGGCCGATGTCTTCCGCGATCCGGTTCTGTTCGAGCGACTGCCGGGCCAGAGCGCCATCGGCCATGTGCGTTATTCCACCGCTGGCGGTAATGATGAAAAGAACTGTCAACCGATCATGGTTGATTATGTACGCGGCAGCATTGCCGTGGCCCACAACGGCAACCTGATCAATGCCCAGGAGCTGCGCAACGAACTGGAGCAGTTGGGTTCCATCTTTTCCACCGTGGCCGACACCGAGGTCATCATTCATCTGCTGGCGCGTACCCAAAGCGACAGCCTGTCCGAGCGCATCGCCGATGCCCTGCGGCGGGTGCGCGGCGCCTATAGCCTGTTGTTTCTCACCGAAACCCGGATGGTGGCAGTGCGCGATCCCAACGGTTTCCGGCCCCTGATTCTGGGCAAGCTTGACGGTGCCTATGTGGTGGCGTCGGAGACCTGCGCCCTTGATCTGATCGAGGCGGAATTTATCCGCGAGATCGAGCCGGGCGAAATGATCATTATCGACAAGAAGGGCCTGCATTCATTGTTCCCCCTTGAAGTGGCCCAGCCGTCACCCTGTATTTTCGAATACATCTACTTTGCCCGACCCGACAGCACCATTTTCGGGCGCGAGGTGTATGGGGTGCGCAAGGAATATGGTCGCCAACTGGCGCGCGAGTTTCCGGTAGAGGCTGATGTGGTGGTGCCGATTCCCGATTCGGGCGTGCCGGCCGCCATCGGTTATGCCGAACAATCCGGCATCCCCTTTGAACTGGGGCTGATCCGCAACCATTATGTCGGTCGCACCTTCATCGAACCGCAGCAGTCCATTCGCCATTTTGGCGTCAAGATCAAGCTCAATCCGGTACGCGAGGTCATTGAAGGCAAGCGGGTGGTGGTGATTGACGATTCCATTGTGCGTGGCACCACGGCGCGCAAGATCATCAAGATGATCCGCCACGCCGGCGCCAAGGAGGTGCATGTGCGCATCTCCAGCCCGCCGACCAGCTATCCCTGTTATTACGGCATCGATACCCCGACCCGCACCGAGCTGATTTCTTCGTCCCACAGCATTGAGGAGATCAACCGCTACATCACCTCCGATACCCTTGGCTATCTGTCGATTGAAGGTCTGCTTAAGGCCACCTGCGGATCGGAAAATCTGGAGCAGTGCCATTTCTGTACCGCCTGCTTCTGTGGCCGCTATCCGCTGAAGTTTCCCCGCTTAAAGGATGACAGACAGCTGGGTCTGTTTTAA
- the pyrE gene encoding orotate phosphoribosyltransferase, with amino-acid sequence MLTAERDELMRIIRQLSYEQREVTLASGRKSDFYFDGKQTTLHPRGALLVGKAFYAALRQFPAPVQGVGGLTLGADPIATATALVSALEGQPLPAFIIRKEPKGHGTGQWLEGRKNVPPGSRVVIVEDVVTTGGSSMKAIERAREEGLEVLGVITLVDRQEGGAEFFAANDMPFVAIFTKAEVVG; translated from the coding sequence ATGCTGACAGCCGAACGTGACGAACTGATGCGGATCATCCGCCAACTGTCTTATGAACAGCGCGAAGTGACCCTGGCTTCGGGTCGCAAAAGCGATTTTTATTTCGATGGCAAGCAGACCACCCTGCATCCGCGCGGCGCGCTGCTGGTGGGCAAGGCGTTTTATGCCGCGCTGCGGCAGTTTCCCGCCCCGGTGCAGGGCGTTGGCGGCCTGACCCTGGGCGCCGACCCCATTGCCACGGCCACGGCATTGGTCAGCGCGCTGGAAGGACAGCCGCTGCCGGCCTTCATCATCCGTAAGGAGCCCAAGGGGCACGGTACCGGCCAGTGGCTCGAAGGCCGCAAGAACGTGCCGCCGGGCAGCCGGGTGGTGATTGTCGAGGACGTGGTGACCACCGGCGGTTCGTCCATGAAGGCCATTGAACGGGCCCGCGAAGAGGGTCTGGAGGTGCTCGGCGTCATTACCCTGGTTGATCGTCAGGAGGGTGGGGCCGAATTCTTCGCCGCCAATGACATGCCTTTTGTCGCCATCTTCACCAAGGCCGAGGTGGTCGGCTAA
- a CDS encoding TrkH family potassium uptake protein — MYPTSGKQGLGGLMQRLSPAWLLVLYYLLAIVAGALLLTTSWAARAEPLSFLDALFTATSAQCVTGLAVVDTGNALSLFGQLVVLALIQLGGLGLMTFSVYFFLALRLGVGGRGRWIIHETLLHTPVSSWPELVRGVLRLSLTIEAVGTLLLALVLVPQLGWGAGLFSALFHAVSAFCNAGFSLFSDSLTAYRAHPLVNFTIMTLIVLGGIGFLVLREMLDFLRQLPQTRRRPPVLSLHAKVVLLTSAVLIVGGTLLILLLEHANAFAAVPSGEACLAALFHSVSARTAGFNSIDLAQLRTPTLFLIIFLMFVGASPGSAGGGVKTTSLALFWAIFSNRLRGNRHTSLFRRTLPDELVTRALALVLLALILMALALFALLCVQSPDLQHETTRPFLSSAFEVVSAFATTGLSMGETARLTVAGKLIIIVLMFIGRVGLLTLAFAIAGRERPAGARYAEENIMIG, encoded by the coding sequence ATGTACCCGACTAGCGGCAAGCAGGGTCTGGGTGGCCTGATGCAGCGGTTGTCGCCGGCTTGGTTGTTGGTGCTGTATTACCTGCTGGCAATTGTGGCGGGCGCGCTGTTGCTGACAACCTCGTGGGCTGCGCGCGCCGAACCCTTATCCTTCCTTGATGCCCTCTTTACCGCCACATCGGCGCAATGTGTCACCGGCCTGGCCGTGGTCGATACCGGTAATGCCCTGAGTCTGTTTGGTCAGCTGGTGGTTCTGGCCCTGATTCAGCTGGGCGGCCTGGGACTGATGACCTTTTCGGTCTATTTTTTCCTGGCGTTGCGGCTGGGCGTTGGTGGTCGGGGCCGCTGGATCATTCATGAAACCCTGCTGCATACGCCGGTGAGCAGTTGGCCTGAGCTGGTGCGCGGTGTCCTGCGGCTGTCGCTGACGATCGAAGCGGTGGGAACCCTGTTGCTGGCGCTGGTGCTGGTGCCCCAGCTGGGCTGGGGTGCCGGGCTGTTCAGCGCCCTGTTTCATGCAGTTTCCGCTTTCTGCAATGCCGGTTTTTCCCTCTTCAGCGACAGTTTGACGGCCTATCGCGCTCATCCGCTGGTCAATTTTACGATCATGACGCTGATTGTTCTCGGCGGCATCGGTTTTCTGGTCCTGCGCGAAATGCTCGATTTCCTGCGTCAGCTGCCGCAGACGCGGCGCCGCCCGCCGGTGCTTTCCCTTCATGCCAAGGTGGTGCTGCTGACCTCGGCGGTGCTGATTGTTGGCGGAACCCTGCTGATTCTGCTGCTTGAACATGCCAACGCCTTTGCTGCGGTTCCTTCCGGCGAAGCCTGTCTGGCAGCCCTGTTTCATTCGGTCAGTGCCCGCACCGCAGGATTCAACAGCATTGATCTGGCTCAATTGCGTACGCCAACGCTGTTTCTGATTATCTTTCTGATGTTTGTCGGCGCCTCGCCCGGCTCGGCCGGCGGGGGCGTCAAAACCACCAGTCTGGCTCTGTTCTGGGCCATTTTCTCCAATCGTCTGCGCGGCAATCGTCACACCAGCCTGTTTCGTCGTACCCTGCCGGATGAGCTGGTGACCCGCGCCCTGGCGCTGGTGCTGCTGGCGTTGATCCTGATGGCCCTGGCACTGTTCGCCCTGCTGTGTGTGCAGAGTCCCGATCTGCAGCACGAAACAACGCGCCCTTTTCTGTCCAGTGCCTTTGAAGTCGTATCGGCCTTCGCCACCACGGGGCTGTCCATGGGTGAGACGGCGCGGCTGACGGTGGCCGGCAAGCTGATTATCATAGTCCTGATGTTCATTGGTCGGGTCGGCCTGCTGACCCTGGCCTTTGCCATCGCCGGTCGCGAGCGGCCTGCCGGCGCGCGCTACGCTGAAGAGAACATCATGATCGGTTGA
- a CDS encoding potassium channel family protein, with protein sequence MKKRYCVIGLGSFGFHVAATLYADGHEVMAIDTDRDRIQAVRDHSSFALLADAANKAFLDGQGVREMDAVVVSTGERSHLSTLITLYLKELGVRRILVKAISEDHGRILEKIGATDIIYPEKDMARRIAHSLSSPNVLEFIPLAEDYSLSETAASRSFIGKTLIDLDLRNKHGVTVIAIKDMLTDQFIVAPSPTYLIKDSDVLILIGKTVAIDRLLA encoded by the coding sequence ATGAAGAAACGTTACTGTGTTATCGGACTGGGAAGTTTCGGTTTTCATGTCGCTGCCACCCTTTACGCGGACGGCCATGAGGTGATGGCGATTGATACGGATCGTGACCGGATTCAGGCGGTGCGTGATCATTCGAGCTTTGCTTTGCTGGCCGATGCCGCCAACAAGGCTTTTCTCGATGGTCAGGGCGTGCGCGAAATGGATGCGGTGGTGGTGTCCACCGGCGAGCGATCGCATCTTTCGACCCTGATCACGTTGTATCTGAAGGAACTGGGCGTTCGCCGGATTCTGGTTAAAGCCATCAGTGAGGATCACGGTCGGATTCTTGAAAAAATCGGCGCTACCGATATCATCTATCCGGAAAAAGACATGGCCCGCCGCATCGCCCACAGCCTGTCGAGTCCCAACGTGCTTGAATTCATTCCGTTGGCCGAGGACTACTCCCTGTCAGAAACCGCCGCGTCACGTTCTTTTATCGGCAAAACCCTGATTGATCTGGATTTGCGAAATAAGCACGGTGTCACGGTTATCGCCATCAAAGACATGCTGACCGACCAGTTTATAGTCGCGCCTTCCCCAACCTATCTGATCAAGGACAGCGATGTCCTCATCCTGATCGGCAAGACTGTGGCCATCGACCGGTTGTTGGCCTGA